In uncultured Desulfobacter sp., one DNA window encodes the following:
- a CDS encoding pyridoxamine 5'-phosphate oxidase family protein, translated as MDTVLQARWPEIMEHFDKSIRSSRFYTFATTTPEGEPHMAPYASLILNDDCTGYYSDVFPDKTSRNLKANPNICISAVRMGFGLWFKALLKGSFPCWPCIRLYGTVGPSRKAEPGEIDRWRRHMKPYRWTKGYKLLWADIRTVRDIRFQRFEPIQLGQMPIASNGRP; from the coding sequence ATGGATACAGTACTTCAAGCCCGCTGGCCGGAAATCATGGAACATTTTGACAAGAGCATTCGATCAAGCCGCTTTTACACCTTTGCCACCACCACGCCGGAAGGGGAGCCCCACATGGCGCCCTATGCATCTTTGATCCTCAACGATGATTGTACCGGATATTACAGCGACGTATTTCCCGACAAAACCAGCCGTAACCTCAAGGCAAACCCGAACATCTGTATCAGTGCCGTTCGGATGGGGTTTGGTTTATGGTTCAAAGCTCTGCTGAAAGGAAGTTTTCCTTGCTGGCCCTGTATTCGGCTCTACGGTACGGTCGGCCCTTCCAGAAAAGCTGAGCCCGGAGAAATTGATCGCTGGCGGCGGCACATGAAACCCTATCGATGGACAAAAGGCTACAAGTTGCTCTGGGCGGATATCCGGACAGTCCGGGATATCCGGTTCCAACGATTTGAGCCCATTCAGCTTGGGCAGATGCCCATCGCATCAAATGGTCGACCATAG
- a CDS encoding AarF/ABC1/UbiB kinase family protein, which produces MNSIPIGKLGRALAGGKTAAKTGGALLGYYAKRPFLSSQRQQIEKIKSQQAGARALFSGLTLLKGTALKVAQQLSLETDMLPEAVCKELSRAYHQVPPINKALVRKVIQNELGAPPEEMFKSFDLEAFAAASLGQVHRAMTEDGLCLAVKIQYPGIADTIENDMAIVRQMLRPMVPAHQLMPALTEVTARLKEEVNYLQEAENITCFDHRLNMEGVRLPEVHRDLTTGSVLSLTHLPGRPLDIWLTDGPTQKERQIVARRLNAIFLKSLYECHVIHADPNPGNFIIDDNLNVGLVDFGCIKHLSPEFIEQYRQLVASAAHDDKPAHYRVMVDIGMLQQAQDSETSDEIRAVSDEFCNWFGTLYQSDSFNFNARPDFMVQGKALMMRCQRLHRHINVNPDFIFLERTRYGLFRLFDQMAVSVSFRNPYEW; this is translated from the coding sequence ATGAATAGCATCCCCATCGGAAAGCTTGGCCGTGCTCTGGCCGGCGGAAAGACTGCCGCCAAAACAGGCGGGGCGTTGCTCGGATATTACGCCAAACGCCCATTTTTGTCTTCACAGCGTCAGCAGATTGAAAAGATAAAATCCCAGCAGGCCGGTGCCCGCGCCCTTTTTTCCGGCTTAACGCTCCTCAAAGGCACTGCCCTTAAAGTGGCCCAGCAGCTCAGTCTGGAAACGGATATGCTGCCCGAAGCGGTCTGCAAGGAGTTGTCCCGGGCCTACCACCAGGTGCCGCCCATCAATAAAGCGTTGGTCAGAAAAGTGATTCAAAATGAACTGGGGGCCCCGCCGGAAGAGATGTTTAAATCCTTTGACCTGGAGGCGTTTGCCGCGGCCAGCCTGGGCCAGGTTCACCGGGCAATGACTGAAGACGGCCTGTGTCTGGCTGTTAAAATTCAATATCCGGGTATTGCCGATACCATTGAAAATGACATGGCCATAGTTCGGCAGATGCTTCGGCCAATGGTGCCGGCTCATCAGCTAATGCCGGCCCTTACGGAAGTCACGGCCCGCCTGAAAGAAGAAGTCAATTATCTTCAGGAAGCCGAAAATATTACCTGTTTCGACCACCGGCTGAATATGGAAGGCGTACGGCTGCCCGAGGTCCACAGGGATCTAACGACCGGATCGGTACTGAGCCTGACTCATCTGCCCGGCCGTCCGCTTGATATCTGGCTGACAGACGGCCCAACGCAAAAGGAACGGCAAATTGTCGCCCGGCGCCTCAACGCCATTTTTCTTAAATCATTGTACGAATGCCATGTGATTCATGCCGACCCGAATCCGGGCAATTTTATCATTGACGATAATCTCAATGTGGGCCTTGTGGATTTTGGCTGCATCAAACACCTAAGCCCTGAATTTATTGAGCAGTACCGACAGCTTGTGGCCTCGGCCGCCCATGACGATAAACCCGCCCATTACCGTGTCATGGTGGATATCGGGATGCTGCAGCAAGCACAAGACAGTGAAACGTCTGATGAGATCAGGGCCGTGTCCGATGAGTTTTGTAACTGGTTCGGGACTCTTTACCAGTCAGACTCGTTCAATTTTAATGCCCGCCCGGATTTCATGGTCCAGGGTAAAGCATTAATGATGCGATGCCAGCGCCTCCACCGCCACATCAACGTTAACCCCGATTTTATTTTTCTGGAGCGTACCCGTTACGGCCTGTTTCGCCTTTTTGACCAGATGGCGGTGAGCGTATCGTTCAGAAATCCATATGAATGGTGA
- a CDS encoding TetR family transcriptional regulator, with translation MKISQEQKKENRLKLIRAMTDLVIENKGSVTMREVARRAGVADATIYNYFPTKEAIFFAYYEDHINDVIDQLVTMDTFHTFSLQEQLQTLFDISLRLYLPDREFVAATFKKVWLAGSGDFVRFSKVRSGLLTAVNDILAAAEEAGEIPGQVFQDLTRQFFADAYIAVVLYWLADDSDTFKNTDVVMDQGLDLACALLKAGVANKLFDMAVFLFKQHVLTRMSRFSPIETADIKPKRRFMGGQKDE, from the coding sequence ATGAAAATCAGCCAGGAACAAAAAAAAGAGAACCGGCTAAAGCTGATCAGGGCCATGACTGATCTTGTAATTGAAAACAAAGGTTCTGTGACCATGCGGGAGGTTGCCCGCAGGGCAGGGGTTGCAGACGCCACAATTTACAACTATTTCCCCACAAAAGAAGCCATCTTTTTCGCTTACTATGAGGATCATATTAACGATGTTATAGACCAGCTTGTGACCATGGACACGTTTCACACCTTCAGCCTTCAGGAGCAGCTTCAGACTTTGTTTGATATCAGCCTTCGTCTCTACCTGCCGGACCGGGAATTTGTGGCGGCCACCTTTAAAAAGGTCTGGCTGGCCGGGAGCGGTGATTTTGTTCGATTCAGCAAGGTGAGATCCGGCCTTCTGACTGCCGTCAATGATATTCTTGCCGCGGCCGAGGAAGCCGGGGAGATTCCGGGCCAGGTCTTTCAGGATCTGACCCGGCAATTTTTCGCTGATGCGTACATTGCCGTTGTCCTGTACTGGCTGGCCGATGATTCCGACACATTTAAAAACACGGATGTGGTTATGGATCAGGGACTGGATCTGGCCTGCGCCCTCTTGAAAGCCGGGGTGGCCAACAAATTGTTTGATATGGCTGTTTTTCTGTTCAAACAGCATGTGCTGACCCGCATGAGCCGATTCTCCCCCATAGAAACAGCCGACATCAAGCCCAAGCGGCGATTCATGGGAGGTCAAAAAGATGAATAG
- a CDS encoding CsgG/HfaB family protein, whose amino-acid sequence MKKIYPVLCITLTVMLLLSSCATVDKTEIKKVKEAPKVSETIKQETNAVNDKTRLKRKVAIARFSNETKYGQSFFLDNKNDRIGKQAVDILSSKLVETDKFILIERADLDKITKELQMEELGPLKNMADYLIIGSVTEFGRKNQGKVGIFSRTKRQIAFAKVHIRLIDVRTGKIIYSEEGEGEASTESGSVFGVGERAGYDSSINDKALDAAITNLSSNIIENLLDRPWRSYILGAEEDLLIISGGPSQKIKVGDIFSVIKEGKKVKNPQTNMMITLPGKTIGKIQTVSSAGDTPEAEVSFCKIIEGDVNSFIRSNDFGSLYIQE is encoded by the coding sequence ATGAAAAAGATATATCCGGTTTTATGCATCACCCTTACAGTGATGCTTTTGCTTTCATCCTGTGCAACGGTTGATAAAACAGAAATAAAAAAGGTTAAAGAAGCGCCGAAAGTCAGCGAAACAATCAAGCAGGAAACAAACGCCGTTAACGACAAAACACGTTTAAAAAGGAAAGTGGCAATAGCAAGATTTTCTAATGAAACAAAATACGGGCAGAGTTTTTTCTTAGATAATAAAAATGACCGTATAGGCAAACAAGCGGTTGATATCTTATCTTCAAAACTTGTTGAAACAGACAAGTTTATACTCATTGAACGGGCTGATCTGGACAAAATCACCAAAGAATTGCAAATGGAGGAGCTGGGCCCGTTAAAAAATATGGCCGATTATCTGATCATCGGATCCGTCACTGAATTTGGCAGAAAAAATCAGGGCAAGGTGGGCATCTTCAGTCGGACCAAACGGCAGATCGCTTTTGCCAAAGTTCATATCCGTTTGATAGACGTAAGAACCGGAAAAATTATTTATTCTGAAGAAGGGGAAGGAGAAGCATCCACGGAATCAGGATCGGTGTTCGGCGTTGGCGAAAGGGCAGGATATGATTCATCAATAAACGACAAGGCGCTTGATGCGGCAATTACAAATTTATCTTCAAATATTATCGAAAACCTTCTGGACCGGCCATGGAGATCCTATATTCTTGGTGCTGAAGAGGACTTGCTGATTATCAGCGGCGGCCCTTCTCAAAAAATAAAAGTGGGGGATATTTTCAGCGTAATAAAAGAAGGGAAAAAAGTTAAAAACCCTCAGACAAATATGATGATTACGCTGCCGGGCAAGACCATAGGAAAAATACAAACCGTCTCTTCTGCAGGGGACACGCCGGAAGCGGAAGTCTCTTTTTGTAAAATTATTGAGGGAGACGTTAACTCATTTATCCGGTCGAATGATTTCGGGTCTTTGTATATCCAAGAATAA